The following are from one region of the Oncorhynchus nerka isolate Pitt River linkage group LG8, Oner_Uvic_2.0, whole genome shotgun sequence genome:
- the LOC135572696 gene encoding uncharacterized protein LOC135572696, which produces MVNFTILDLQPADSGSYCCRAEISKPSACRHGQLTSLGPTSPDRKPTSSPSITTSPLHPDYLHYFNESKSWINALKFCKSCGSESNLVHITNQTVQTDLTQLLANVELPCGGGVWIGLERSIFEWSAPWLWTSGDVDKVVKYREWHSCFPLNPINYHCGKMVWVGNGELKWLDASCHQELTFICQDAAPDLFFSQQSLDESFEKRIKQTIVRMSLKSNTGADLNDPVVKEQMLEQVSVGLDEEDQP; this is translated from the exons ATGGTGAACTTCACCATTTTAGACCTTCAGCCTGCAGACAGTGGGAGCTACTGCTGCAGAGCAGAGATCTCTAAACCTTCAGCCTGCAGACA TGGACAACTGACCTCATTAGGTCCCACCTCCCCAGACAGGAAGCCCACATCCTCCCCCAGTATTACAACTTCTCCACTCCATCCCG ATTACCTGCACTACTTCAACGAGTCCAAGAGCTGGATAAATGCCCTGAAGTTCTGTAAAAGTTGTGGCTCAGAGTCCAACCTGGTGCACATCACCAACCAGACCGTGCAGACTGACTTGACCCAGCTCCTGGCCAATGTGGAGCTGCcatgtggggggggggtgtggATTGGTCTGGAGCGGTCCATCTTTGAGTGGAGCGCCCCCTGGCTGTGGACCAGTGGGGATGTTGATAAGGTGGTGAAGTACAGAGAGTGGCACAGCTGCTTCCCcctcaatcccatcaattaccaCTGTGGTAAGATGGTCTGGGTTGGTAACGGAGAACTGAAGTGGCTGGATGCTTCCTGTCATCAGGAATTAACCTTCATCTGTCAAG ATGCAGCCCCTGACCTCTTCTTTAGCCAGCAGTCCTTGGATGAGTCCTTCG AAAAGAGAATCAAGCAGACCATTGTAAGGATGTCTCTGAAATCTAACACAGGAGCTGACCTCAATGACCCAGTGGTAAAGGAACAGATGTTGGAGCAG GTCAGTGTGGGTCTGGATGAAGAGGACCAGCCATGA